GCGTTGGCGAGTGAACCGGTGACTGCGCAACTCGCGGGTTCGCAGCGTCCACGCTACAGGCAACTCGCTTGGGAACCAAAAAAAACCGACTTTTGCGGCTTCATTTTTAGCGGCCGCCGGCTGCGCGTTATGCCTGTTTCTACTTCCTCCGCGCCGTCAAAAGCGGCGTTGTTCACGGCTTTTGCCCTGGTTTACATCATCTGGGGCTCCACGTACTTGGGCATCCGGTTCGCCATCGAAAGCCTGCCGCCGCTGCTGATGGCGGGCACCCGCTACGCCCTGGCGGGGGCCCTGCTCTACGGCGCCATGCGGCTGCGCGGGGCCCCGGCGCCGTCGGGGGCCAGCTGGGGGCGGGCCCTGCTGATCGGTATTTGCCTGCTCACCTTCGGCAACGGCGGCGTGACGCTGGGCGAGCAGTACATCCCGTCGGGGCTGGCGGCGCTGCTGGTGGCCACCGTGCCCATGCTGCTGGCGCTGCTGGGCTGGGCCAGCGGGGTGTCGGCGCGGCCCACGCCGGTGGCGGCGCTCGGTTTGGGGCTGGGCCTGGCGGGCGTGTACTTGCTGGCGCGGGCCTCGGGCGGGAGTAGTGCCGTAGCGCAGCCCGGCCACGAGGGCCTCGGCATGGCCTGCGTGCTGGTGGCGGCGCTGGTCTGGGCCATCGGCTCGCTGTACGGCAAGCGGCGGCCGGCGGCGGCCTCGCCCTTTGTGGCCGGCGGCATGCAAATGCTGTGCGGCGGCCTGGTGATGGTGGTGCTGGGCTTGGCCCGCGGCGAAGCCCAGCAGCTGCACCTGGCGGCGGTCAGCGCCAAGTCGTGGTGGGCGTATGCGTACCTGGTCACGTTCGGCTCGCTGGTGGCCTTCACGGCCTACGTGTGGCTGCTGCAAGCCGTGGCCCCGGCCCTGGCCGGCACCTACGCCTTCGTGAACCCGGTGGTGGCCGTGGGCCTGGGCTGGGCCTTCGGCGGCGAGCAGCTGAGCTGGCCGATGCTCGGCGGCGGGGCCCTGGTGGTGGTGGCCGTGGGCCTGTTGCTGCTGGGCAGCAGGGCCCCGGCGGTGGAAAAGGAATTGGGTGAGTAAACGCGAACTGCTGGAAATCAAGCCACTCCGTTAACCATTAGGTCATACCATTTCTGTTTAGCTAAATCAATTTTAACATTGAAAAGACAGTTTCCACCGTTATGCCAAAACGCAATTTCGTGGTGTCAGTCCATTTTATAAACTTCGTGGCTAAAGCAATTAACCCATACTTCTTTTTCGCCCTTTGCATTAAGTACGGCAACTAATTGGCGCTTGTATTTGGGTAGGTTAATGATGAAATCATCCGCTTTAAACTCACTTTGGGGTTGTGCCTTTCGCAGCTTTTGAAGCTCAACTGCTTGCGGTCGGTTGTATTCGTCAATAGAGGCCCTGAGCAAGGTTTCAACCTGGGCCAATTCCGCTGGAGAAAGCGAAGCAGCTTTCACTTGCCCAGCGTTTTGGAAAATATATTGGTCCCGCTTCTCGTCATAAGGAAGAACTGCCACGCGGCTCGTGTCCACCACCGGCTGCGGCGCAACTGCTGGGGGCCCTAGTTTCGCTGCTGCTGGTGCTGCTTCGCGCGCCTGGCAGCTGGTCATCAGGGCGATGAGGGCGGCCAGGGTTCGGAGGAGGAGCATAGGGGCAGTTCGGGCGGTGCGTTGCGGCAAGGTAGTGCCGGTAGCCCGGGCCGGGGCCCCCGTGTGGGCCGCAGATAGTTACTACATGCGTTGCCAGCGCCTCGCCTGAAGCGCAGATTAGACGCGCTTTCCCAACAAACTGCTCCGGAAACTGTACCCTGTTCATCCAACAACACCCTTGTTACCCGTTCCAGCCCGCATGCCTGCGCCCACCGAAATTGATAAAGCCCGCCTGTATTTATTGTACTTACTTAGCCCCTTCGCGCGGAAAGCGCAAGTAGTGGCAACGCCGCCGGTGCTGCGGGTTGTAATCATCCGGCACGGCGAAAAACTGGCTACTGGCGACAACCTCTCGTGCGCCGGCCTGAACCGGGCCCTGGCCCTGCCCGCCGTGCTCAATAAGCTGATGCCGACCCCGCCCGACTTTACCTACGTGCCGCTTATCGGCACTGATGGCAAGGACACGACCAGCATCCGGATGCTGCAAACCGTGATGCCCTACGCGGTGCGCCACAACCTCACCATCAACAGCGACTTCGCCGCCGAAAATGCCAAGGGCCTCACCAAAATGCTGCGGCGCCACCGTGGCACGGTGCTGCTGATCTGGGAGCACGTCAACATCCTCAAAATCGCTAAAGAGCTGGGCATCAAAACCCCGCTGGCCTGGCCCGACGCCGATTTTGACAGCATCTGGACCATCAGCTTCAGCGGTGGGGGCCCCAAAGGCAAGGCTAAGTGTCCCACGCTGGCGCGGAGCAAAGAGCACATCCGGCCGTCGGTTATCTGCCCGGATTACCGCGGCTTTCGAAGGCGCAAGGTGTTCAGAATCAAAAAAACTATTTGAATTAATAAAACGGCCATGCAGAGCGCAGCGAAGCATCTTTCCCGCGTAACTAATCCAATCGATTAAGATTACTGCCGCTAAAAAGATGCTTCGCTGCGCGCTGCATGACGGCCTGATATTGCGCAATTTCTATTTGGGAGTAACGCCTGGCTACTGCACGCTGTACGTCACGGCCAGGTAGTAGAGGCCGCCCACGCTGGGGCCCCCGAGGTAGGTCACGTAGTAGTGGTTCAGCACGTTGCTGGCGCCGAGTTTGAAGCGCAGGTTGGGGGCGGGCACGGCGTAGGTGAGTTGCGCGTCGAGCGAGTGGTAGGCCGGCACGTCGCCGTTCACCAGGAAGGTTTGCGAGTAGTAGTGCTGCTGCCAGCGGAAGTTGAGGTCGAAGCCGAAGTTGCCGACGGCTTTCTCGTTGCCCAGGCTCAGGTTGTAGGCCCAGCGCGGGGTGTTGAAGCCGTCTTCGAGGCCATCGCCGTTCTCGGTGCGGTCGAGGCGGGTGTAGGTGGTGTTGGCGCCCACGAGGTAGCCGCCGGCCACGTCGTAGCGCAGGCCCAGCGAGCCGCCGTAGTTGTACACCTGGCTCTGCGAGTTCGTCCAGAGGCGGTAGCGGGCCTGGCCGGTGCGGGCGTTGAGGGCCGTGGCGATGGTGTTCAGGTCGGTGCCGGTGTTCAGGGCTACGCCGGCGCTGGTTTGGGGCACGTAGGCCTCCACCTGGGCAATGAAGTCGCGGTACGAGTTGTAGTAGAAATCCACGTCGGCCTGCAGGCGGCCGCCGGGGCCCAGCGCGGCCTTGTAGCCCAGCTCGAGCGAGCGTATGTACTCGGGCTTGAGGTAGGTGTAGGGCGTTTTGACGAGCGTGCCCTGGTTGGCCAAAATGGCAGCAGCGCGCTTCTGAGCCGCGGTTTGGGCCGAGGTATTGGCGTTGATGTTGGCCGTCACGGCCGCGTTGAAGGCGTCGATGCTCGTGCGCAGGTAGCTGTTCTCAAACACGCCGTCCGACATCACCCGCAGCCCGCCGATGCGCTTCACCTGGCCGCTGTTCACGTTGCTGAAGCCCTCGAACAAGCTCGGGAAGCGGTAGCCGCTTTGGTAGCTGAGGCGGAAGTTGTGGCGCTGCGTGGGCGAGTACACGGCCGTGAGCCGGGGGTTAAATTTGGCGTTGAAGTAGTCGTTTTTGTCAACCCGCAGCGTGGCCGTCAGGCGCAGCTTGTCGGCCAGCAAGTGGGCCCCGGCCTGCACGAAGCCGCCGGTTTTGCTGTACACCAGGTCGTCGGTCGGGGCGTGTTCCTTCTCCGGGTTGATGAAGTAGTTGCCGTCGGGCACCACAATGTAGCTGCGGTGGTCGGCCCCGGCCAGCAGGTCGAGGCCCGCGGGCAGGGCCGTGCCGCCGCGCCGCAGGGCTTCGGCAATGTTCACCTGGGCCTCGGCGTGGGCCAGGTTGGCGCGCACGCGCAGGGCCGCGCCCACGTCCCAGTTGTTGATGTTCTCCAGGTCCTTCAGCTTCTGGGCGAAGGCGGCGGTGCCGGGCTGGTAGCGGCCGGCGTCGGCGGCGGTGCGGGCGGTGGCCAGGGCCTGGGCCACGGGCTGGCCGCCGGCGGTGGCCGTGTTCCAGGCATTGGTGAAGTCCTGGTTCCAGGTGGCGTCGGGCTTGTAGCTGCGGTCGATGTTCTCGGCCGCCGAGCGCAGGTTATAGCTCTGGCCCGTCGTCTCTTGCGTGAAGTAGGCGCGGGCCTGCACCACGGGGCCCGTGAGCTGCAAGGCGTGCTGCTGCAAGAGGTAGCCTTGCAGCCGGAAGCGGTTCGAGCGCTGGTACACGTTGTCGAAGCTGGCCACCCGGTAGGTGTAGCTCAGCTCCGATCCGGCGCCCAGCTTGCGGTGCACGGCCAGGTCGCCCTTCAGCGTGCGCAGGTCGTAGCTGGTCACGTCCTTTTCGTCGTAGCCGGTGCGGGCCACCGAGTAGCTTTTGCCGCCCAGCGTCAGGTTGGTGCGGTCCGACGACTCGTTGCCGTAGCGGTTCACCTGGTCCTGGGCCGGGTTTTGGGCCCCGAACAGGCCGGTGGTGGCGTTGCCGTTGGGGTTCAGCTCGGTCTGGTCGTTGGCCACCCAGTCGTAGCCGCGCAGGTAGGTGCCGTTGATTTTGAAGGCCCACCGGTCCGACAGCGCCTTAGCAAACCGCACGCTGGTTTCGGAGTACGCCTTGGCCCCCACGTCGGGGTCGTTTACGTGGTTGACGCCCGTTTTCTGCAGCACGCTCAGCCCCTCGAAGCGGAACGGGTTGCGGGTGGCGAAGTTGGCCAGCCCGTTGATGGCGTTCAGCCCGTACAGGGCCGAGGCCGTACCCGGCACTACCTCCACCGATAAAATATCCAGGTCGCTGGGCCCCAGTACGTTGCCGATGGCACCCCCAATGTGCGGCGCCTGGTTGTCGATGCCGTCCACGAGCTGGGCGAAGCGCACGTTGGTAGTGTTGGTGAAGCCCCGGGCGTTGATGACCTTGAAGCCCAGGCTGGGCGTAATTACCTGCACGCCCTTGAGGTACTCGATGGCGTCGAAGAACGACGGGGCCGGCGTGAGCCGCAGGGCCCGCGGGTTGATTTTCTCCACCGTCACCGGCGACTGCAAGATGCTTTCCTCCACCCGTGAGGCGGCCACCACCACCTCGCCCAGGTCTACTTTTGAAGTGTCGCGCTGGGCGGCGCGGCGCGGGGCCCCCTGGGCGGTGGCGGCGTGTTGGAGAAGAAGTTCGAGGGCCACGGCCGCCGCCGCTGCACCCCGCAAAGAGCGTAATTTATGCGCCATGCGAATTGGTAAAGGCTAATCCCAAAAGGTTATATTTTCACAAACATAACGCTTGGTAGCAGCAAAGGTTTGGCCCCCGCGTTAGGGCCCCGGGCTTTCGTCCCCGTGGTTTTATGGCACAACGGCCGGCCGGCAGCCGGCAAATGCGGGCTGCCCGGGCTGCAAAGCGCGCCGCAGTCCGGGCAGTTTTATTCGGCCAAGCGGCGGGTTTCTTCGGCCAGGAAGGCGTGGAAGCGGGTTTGTACGGCCTGGAAGTCGGCCACAGCCTGGGCCCCGGCGGGAGTGAGCAGGGCCCCACCGCCGCTTTTGCCGCCGGTTTGGGTGGCCACCAGCGGCGCCAGGGCCTGGGTGTTCATGGAGTGCACCAGGTCCCAGGCACGCTTGTACGACATGCCCATGGCCGCCGCTGCCCGCGAAATGGAGCCCGTGGCCTGAATTTGGGCCAGCAATTCGAGCCGGCCAATGCCGAGGAACCGGTCGTGGGGCCCCTGCACCCACACGCGGCCTTCGAGGCGGTAGTCGGCGGGGGCGGGCAGCAGGTCTTTCATAAGCGCAATTTTACGCAGAAACGCCGCCGACCGATTCGCACGAATCGGGCCGCGGCGTTTTGGCAGGTCCCATTTTTTGCCTGGGCGGCGCTACGCAGCCACGGCCTCGGCGTGCAGGAAGCGGTGTATCGCCGCCAGGGTTTCGGCGGGGGCCGTGAGGTGGGCGCAGTGACCGGGCGTGTCGATGATGCGCAACTGGCTGTTGGGCAGTTGCTCGTGGAGGTAGCGGCCCACGGCTAGGGGTGCAATCACGTCGTGCGCGCACTGCAATATCAGGGCTGGCGTAGTGAGGTACGGCAGGTCGAGGCGGTGGTCGGAGAGGAACGTGACGCGGGCAAAGTGCTGGGCCAGCGCGGGGTTGGTTTGGAAAAAGCTGTTAGTCATTTCCGTAATTAGCTCGGGCTGATCGCGGCCCATCATCACGGGGGCCATCGAGCCGACCCAGCTGTGATAGTTGTTGTCCATGGCCGCCAGCAGCTCGTCGATGTCGGTTTGGGCGAAGCCCCCGGCGTACCCATTAGTGTTGATGAAGCGCGGCGAGGGGGCCAGCAGCACCAGCCGCGCAAACCGCCCCGGCTCCTTGATGGCCGCTAGCACCCCAATCATTGAGCTGACCGAGTGACCCACGAACACGACGTCGTGCAAATCCAGCGCGCGCAGCACGTCGAGCAGGTCGTCGGCGTGGCCTTGCAGCGAGCCGTGGCGCACCCGGTCGTAGGCGGCGCAATCCGACTGCCCGGCGCCCACCAGGTCGAGGCGCACCACTTGGTAGCGGTCCTCAAAAGCGGGGGCCACCAGCCGCCAGGTGCTTTGGTCGGCGCCTAGACCGTGCAGAAAAACAATGGCCGGGGCCTGCCCGCCCGCGCCGGTAACCGTAACATTACTGCGCTGCGCCGCCGGGGTGCGTGGGGTATTATTCATGATTTGTTTTAATCTGTAGAAAGGAATAACACAAATTTGTGACGGGGAATGACGGGGCCAATGGGGACCGTTTGGCCCTTGGCTGAACGGCGTGTGCCAGCCGGCGAAAGCACGCTATTTCTCGGTGAATGTCGGCACCCCCACTCGACTTCGGCGCCTCATACAATGGCCTTGTCTGCGGGCGTGTCGGCGCTGCTGCCCAGCAAGGGCTTGATGCGCCCGATGATGTAGCGCAGGCCCTTGTCCTGGCTCCAGTAGTTCCAGGCCCAGGTGAAGGCCACGGCGATGCGGCTGCGGTAGTTCACCAGGGCCAGCACGTGCACCAGGCTCCAGGCCAGCCACGCCAAAAAGCCGCTCAGGTGAAACTCGCGGCCGAAAAACTTGATGTCGGCCACGGCGCGGTTGCGGCCAATGGTGGCCATGCTGCCCTTGTCGTCGTAGCGGAAGGGCTGCATGAGGTCGCCGGCCAGCAGGCGGCCCAGGTTGCGGCCCAGCAGGCGGCCCTGCTGCAGGGCGGGCTGCGCCACCTGGGGGTGGCCGTCGGGCGCGGCGGCGGTTTTCATCAGGGCAATGTCGCCGAGGGCAAACACGTTGTCATAGCCCACCACGCGGTTGTGCTCGTCCACCAGGTAGCGGTTGCCGGGGCCCAGGCACTCGGCACTCAGGCCGGCCACGGGGGCCCCGGTCACGCCCGCCGCCCAAATGAGCGTGCGCGTGACCAGCTTTTTTCCGGTGCTGAGGGTGGCTGTGTAGCCGTCGTACGACTTTACCCGCGCATCCAGCCACACCTCCACGCCCAGGGCCCGCAGGTCGGCCAGCGACTGCGCCGAGGCCTCGGCCGACATGCCCTTGAGCAGCACCGGCCCGCTCTGCACCAGGTGAATGTCCATCTGCTTGAAGTCCAGCTCGCGGTAGTCCTGCGGAAACACGTGGGCCCGCAGCTCGCTCAGGGCCCCGGCCATTTCCACGCCCGTGGGGCCCCCGCCCACTATCACGAAGTCGAGCAGGCTGTTGAGCTGCTCCTGGTCGCCGAGCTGCAGGGCTTGCTCGAAGTTGGCCAGCAGCGTGTTGCGCAGCTCCAGGGCGTCGCTCACGCTCTTTAGCGTCACGGCGTGCTCCTGCATCAGCTTGTCGCCGAAGAAGTTGCTGGTGGCCCCGGTGGCCAGCACCAGGTAATCGTAGCGCAGCAGGCCGATGGTGGTTTCCACCACCTGGGCCGTGGCGTCGATGGACTGCACCTCGGCCAGCCGGAAGTAAAAGTTCTTCTGCTTGCCCAACGCCTTGCGGAACGGGGCCACGATGTTGTCGGCCGCTAGCCCGGCCGTGGCCACCTGGTACAGCAGCGGCTGGAAGGCGTGGTAGTTGTGCTTGTCGATGAGGACCACTTGCACCGGCACTTTGGCCAAGGACTGCGCCAGCGCCAGCCCCCCAAAGCCGCCCCCCACAATGACCACCCGCGGCTGGCCCAAATCGTCAATTTTTGTCAGTCCATCCATGCCGTAAAGATTGCCAAAGGATGCGGCCTGGAACCCCCAGGCCCGAACTCTTTCGGCCCCGGGCGGCGTTACAGCCGCACCGTGCTGATTAGTTGTGCTTGCTATGAAGGCTTTACTGTTTTTCTCGCTTTTGGTTGGCAGCAATTGCGTGGCCAGCGCCGCCGGCCCTGTGGCTGCTCCGGGCCCCGACACCGCGTCCGTCACGGTGGTGGTTACCGGGCTGGCCTCCACCGAGTCGGTGGTGCGGCTGAACTTCTACCACAGCCCCGAAACCTTCCTTAAGCACGGCCAGCAGGCGTTTCGGCTGGAGGTGAAGCCCAACGGCCAGCACGAAGTATCGGTGCCCGTGGACCTGGCCAAGGGCGAGTGGGCCGTGGCCCTCACCCAGGACGTGAACAACAACGACAAGCTCGACAAAAACCTGCTGGGCATCCCCACCGAGCCCTACGCGTTTTCCAACAACGTGCGCCCCAAGCTGTCGGCCCCCAACTTCGAGGAGTGCAAGTTCACGGCCGACGCCGATGGCAAAGTGGTGACCATCAATCTGGTGGATTAGCGGCTTAACGTCCTTGGGCCCGCCGCTGCACCTGCTTGGCGTAGTCGAGCGTAACCGGCTGGTAGGGAATGCCGATGGCTGCCCCGTTTTCCTCCACGGTGGTGGGGAAGCCGGCCTGCTTGCGGCGCTCGTTCACGCGGGCCGCTTCCTTGATGGGCCAAATGAACCGGATGTTTTCTGGGGCCCCGGTGGCCGGGTTGGGCACGGTGTAGCCCTTGCCCTGCGTGCCGTACAGCTGCTCCTGTCCGTCGTTCATCAGCTGGCGGTCCAGCATTTGGGCGTAA
This genomic stretch from Hymenobacter sp. PAMC 26628 harbors:
- a CDS encoding DUF2141 domain-containing protein; its protein translation is MKALLFFSLLVGSNCVASAAGPVAAPGPDTASVTVVVTGLASTESVVRLNFYHSPETFLKHGQQAFRLEVKPNGQHEVSVPVDLAKGEWAVALTQDVNNNDKLDKNLLGIPTEPYAFSNNVRPKLSAPNFEECKFTADADGKVVTINLVD
- a CDS encoding TonB-dependent receptor — protein: MAHKLRSLRGAAAAAVALELLLQHAATAQGAPRRAAQRDTSKVDLGEVVVAASRVEESILQSPVTVEKINPRALRLTPAPSFFDAIEYLKGVQVITPSLGFKVINARGFTNTTNVRFAQLVDGIDNQAPHIGGAIGNVLGPSDLDILSVEVVPGTASALYGLNAINGLANFATRNPFRFEGLSVLQKTGVNHVNDPDVGAKAYSETSVRFAKALSDRWAFKINGTYLRGYDWVANDQTELNPNGNATTGLFGAQNPAQDQVNRYGNESSDRTNLTLGGKSYSVARTGYDEKDVTSYDLRTLKGDLAVHRKLGAGSELSYTYRVASFDNVYQRSNRFRLQGYLLQQHALQLTGPVVQARAYFTQETTGQSYNLRSAAENIDRSYKPDATWNQDFTNAWNTATAGGQPVAQALATARTAADAGRYQPGTAAFAQKLKDLENINNWDVGAALRVRANLAHAEAQVNIAEALRRGGTALPAGLDLLAGADHRSYIVVPDGNYFINPEKEHAPTDDLVYSKTGGFVQAGAHLLADKLRLTATLRVDKNDYFNAKFNPRLTAVYSPTQRHNFRLSYQSGYRFPSLFEGFSNVNSGQVKRIGGLRVMSDGVFENSYLRTSIDAFNAAVTANINANTSAQTAAQKRAAAILANQGTLVKTPYTYLKPEYIRSLELGYKAALGPGGRLQADVDFYYNSYRDFIAQVEAYVPQTSAGVALNTGTDLNTIATALNARTGQARYRLWTNSQSQVYNYGGSLGLRYDVAGGYLVGANTTYTRLDRTENGDGLEDGFNTPRWAYNLSLGNEKAVGNFGFDLNFRWQQHYYSQTFLVNGDVPAYHSLDAQLTYAVPAPNLRFKLGASNVLNHYYVTYLGGPSVGGLYYLAVTYSVQ
- a CDS encoding winged helix-turn-helix domain-containing protein; translated protein: MKDLLPAPADYRLEGRVWVQGPHDRFLGIGRLELLAQIQATGSISRAAAAMGMSYKRAWDLVHSMNTQALAPLVATQTGGKSGGGALLTPAGAQAVADFQAVQTRFHAFLAEETRRLAE
- a CDS encoding alpha/beta fold hydrolase — translated: MNNTPRTPAAQRSNVTVTGAGGQAPAIVFLHGLGADQSTWRLVAPAFEDRYQVVRLDLVGAGQSDCAAYDRVRHGSLQGHADDLLDVLRALDLHDVVFVGHSVSSMIGVLAAIKEPGRFARLVLLAPSPRFINTNGYAGGFAQTDIDELLAAMDNNYHSWVGSMAPVMMGRDQPELITEMTNSFFQTNPALAQHFARVTFLSDHRLDLPYLTTPALILQCAHDVIAPLAVGRYLHEQLPNSQLRIIDTPGHCAHLTAPAETLAAIHRFLHAEAVAA
- a CDS encoding NAD(P)/FAD-dependent oxidoreductase; the encoded protein is MDGLTKIDDLGQPRVVIVGGGFGGLALAQSLAKVPVQVVLIDKHNYHAFQPLLYQVATAGLAADNIVAPFRKALGKQKNFYFRLAEVQSIDATAQVVETTIGLLRYDYLVLATGATSNFFGDKLMQEHAVTLKSVSDALELRNTLLANFEQALQLGDQEQLNSLLDFVIVGGGPTGVEMAGALSELRAHVFPQDYRELDFKQMDIHLVQSGPVLLKGMSAEASAQSLADLRALGVEVWLDARVKSYDGYTATLSTGKKLVTRTLIWAAGVTGAPVAGLSAECLGPGNRYLVDEHNRVVGYDNVFALGDIALMKTAAAPDGHPQVAQPALQQGRLLGRNLGRLLAGDLMQPFRYDDKGSMATIGRNRAVADIKFFGREFHLSGFLAWLAWSLVHVLALVNYRSRIAVAFTWAWNYWSQDKGLRYIIGRIKPLLGSSADTPADKAIV
- a CDS encoding EamA family transporter, coding for MPVSTSSAPSKAALFTAFALVYIIWGSTYLGIRFAIESLPPLLMAGTRYALAGALLYGAMRLRGAPAPSGASWGRALLIGICLLTFGNGGVTLGEQYIPSGLAALLVATVPMLLALLGWASGVSARPTPVAALGLGLGLAGVYLLARASGGSSAVAQPGHEGLGMACVLVAALVWAIGSLYGKRRPAAASPFVAGGMQMLCGGLVMVVLGLARGEAQQLHLAAVSAKSWWAYAYLVTFGSLVAFTAYVWLLQAVAPALAGTYAFVNPVVAVGLGWAFGGEQLSWPMLGGGALVVVAVGLLLLGSRAPAVEKELGE